The Anoplopoma fimbria isolate UVic2021 breed Golden Eagle Sablefish chromosome 5, Afim_UVic_2022, whole genome shotgun sequence genome contains a region encoding:
- the LOC129091509 gene encoding LOW QUALITY PROTEIN: urotensin-2 receptor (The sequence of the model RefSeq protein was modified relative to this genomic sequence to represent the inferred CDS: inserted 1 base in 1 codon), giving the protein MTTVSMEPVGVLVEXGANATDTPLSTHEDTAATFTIGTILSIMCLVGVLGNIYTLVVMCHSMRTAASMYIYIINLALADLIYLLTIPFVVCTHFLKGWYFGDAGCRILISIDFLTMHASIFTLTIMSTERYFAVLKPLDTVKRSKSYRKAIALLVWAASLILTLPMIVSIQLMTKDNKAMCLPTLSPLSYKVYISFLFCTSIVAPGLIIGYLYIQLARTYWVSQTETFKQTKKLPNQKVLYLIFTIVLLFWACFLPFWIWQLLCQFHPSLPLSTKAKRNINYLTACLTYSNSCINPFLYTLLTKNYKEYLRKHKRSWTAGSYFNRRSRFQRSPRRSPSSSSQQCTESFMLTHTASLRAHNSSL; this is encoded by the exons ATGACTACAGTGTCCATGGAGCCTGTGGGAGTCCTCGTGG AGGGCGCCAACGCCACCGACACTCCTCTGAGCACACATGAGGACACAGCCGCCACCTTTACCATCGGCACCATCCTCTCCATCATGTGCCTCGTTGGAGTCTTGGGCAACATCTACACCCTGGTGGTCATGTGCCACTCCATGAGGACTGCAGCCTCCATGTATATCTACATCATAAACTTAGCTTTGGCAGATCTGATTTATCTTCTCACCATACCCTTTGTGGTCTGCACACACTTCCTGAAGGGGTGGTACTTCGGGGACGCAGGGTGCCGGATTCTGATCAGCATCGACTTCCTGACCATGCACGCCAGTATCTTCACGCTGACAATCATGAGCACAGAGCGCTACTTTGCTGTGCTCAAGCCACTCGACACAGTCAAGCGGTCCAAAAGTTACCGGAAGGCCATCGCTCTGCTGGTCTGGGCCGCATCTCTCATCCTCACCCTGCCAATGATCGTGAGCATTCAGCTAATGACAAAGGACAACAAGGCTATGTGTCTGCCCACGTTGTCGCCACTCTCCTACAAGGTTTACATCTCCTTCCTGTTTTGCACCAGCATTGTGGCTCCTGGACTGATCATTGGCTATCTCTACATCCAGCTTGCACGCACCTATTGGGTCTCACAGACGGAGACATTCAAACAGACGAAGAAACTTCCCAATCAAAAG GTGCTGTACCTGATCTTCACCATCGTGCTCCTCTTCTGGGCATGTTTCCTGCCCTTCTGGATCTGGCAGCTGCTGTGTCAGTTCCACCCCTCACTGCCCCTGTCAACCAAAGCCAAACGCAACATCAACTACTTGACCGCGTGTCTGACCTATTCCAATAGCTGCATCAACCCCTTTCTGTACACGCTGCTCACTAAGAACTACAAGGAGTACCTGAGGAAGCACAAGCGGTcctggacagctggcagctacttcaaccggaggagtcgcttTCAGCGTTCGCCACGCAGGTCGCCATCTTCCAGCAGTCAGCAGTGTACTGAGAGcttcatgctcacacacacagcctccctGCGAGCACATAACAGCAGCTTGTAA